The following nucleotide sequence is from Kiloniellales bacterium.
TCGCCTTCGCCCTGCTCCTGGCGGCCATGGCCATGGCGGTGCTGCGCCTGGCCCGCGGGCCGAGCCTACCGGACCGGGTCGTCGCCCTGGACCTGCTGACCGTGCTCGCCGTCGCCTTCTCGGCGCTCTACGCGATCGCAGCCGAGCAGCCGGCCTTTCTCGACGTCGCCATCGCGCTGGCGCTGGTCGCCTTCCTGGCCACGGTCGCCTTCGCCCGTTTCGCCGAGCGGCGCCGGGTGACGCAAGAAGGCGGCACGACGGACGAAAGGGAGATGCGATGAGCGAGATCATCACCTCGGTTCTCGTCGTCGCCGGCGCCTTCTTCGCCTTCGCCGCGGCGCTCGGCGTTCTGCGCCTGCCGGACGTCCTGATCCGGATGCACGCCTCGACCAAGGCCGGCACCCTCGGCTGCGGCCTGATCCTGCTCGCCGTCGCGACCCATTTCGGCGAGACCGCGATCGTCGCCCGCGCCCTGGCGGCGATCCTGTTCCTGCTGCTGACCGCGCCGGTGGCCGCCCACATGATCGGCCGGGCGGCCTATCGGACCGGCGTTCCGCTGTGGAAGGGCACGGTCGTCGACGAGCTCGGCCGGCCGCCGCCGGCCGCTGCGCCGGAGGGTGATGGGGTGCCGGCCTCGCAAGCGGAAGAGCGGCGGACTTGAGGATGCCAAGAATCCCGGTGGCCGGTTCTTACGTTCTGTCATTTTCGGGCTTGACCCGGCAATCCATGGTCCCGCTGCGCGATGGATGCCCGGATCGAGTCCGGGCATGACAGCTGGGGTTCTTCCAAGGAAGGAGCTCTGCGGGCGCCTGCCTTGAACCTTCAGGACATCACGGTGATCGGCAGGTCCCGGTTCTTCAGAACGCCGCGGATCTGGTCGGCCAGGGTTTCGTATTCCTCCTGGCGCGCCGACTGCCGCCGCCAGACCATGCCGATCATGCGGAAGGGTGCGCGGGACTTCATCTCCCGGGCGACCACCTGGCGGTCGTGCAGCACCTCGGAGCGGACGTAGAGCGCGGGCAGCAGGGACAGGCCCATGCCCATGGCGACCATCTGGCGCAGCGTGTCGAGGCTGGTGCCCTCGTAGTCCAGCGAGAGCTCGGCGCCGTACTGCTCGCAGAGCTCGCGCACCTGGTCGTGCAGTCGGTGGCCGCTCTCCAGGGTCAGGAAGGTCTCGCCCTCGAGATCCGACCTTTGGATCGTCTCCCGCGCCGCCAGGTGGTGTTCGCCGGGCGCAACGATCCAGAGCGGCTCGCGGAACAGCCTGACGCTGCGCAGTTCGGCGCCCTTGACCGGCAGAGGAAAGAACAGGAGGTCGAGGTTGCCTTCGTCGAGGCGCTGCAGCAGCACGGCGGGCAGACCCTCGCGGACGTAGAGCTTGAGCTCGGGATAGCGCTGGTGCAGCTCTGGCAGAACGTGTGGGAGGAAATAGGGACCGAGCGACTGCAGCACGCCGACCCGGATGGTGCCGCCCAGGGGCGCCTGGCCCTGCTTGGCAAGTTCGACCACGTCCTGGACGTCGCGCAGCACGGTCTTCGCCCGGGCGGCGATCTCGCGCCCGAGCGGAGTCAGCACGACCTTGCTGCGGCTGCGCTCCACGAGCTGAACGCCGAGACGGTCCTCGAGCTCGCGCAACTGGCCGCTGAGCGTGGGCTGGCTGACATGGCTCATCTCCGCGGCCCGCCGGAAGTGCAGGGTTTCGGCGACCGCGACCAGGTAGCGAAGCTGCTTCAGGGTGGGCACGAGGGCTCCCGATCAAGCGGGCCGCCCGGGGCGGCAAGGGTTCATGGTTTGACCCTGAAGAAATCGGGAAGCCTCGGGCCGCTTTCAAGGCGCACCCCGCCCGAACGGCCCGGCTGGGCCGCTAATCGAAGATTCCTATCAAAATCCGAATCCGATGCGATTAGTTGGCGGGCGCTCGACTTCCCATTCTCCGTGCAAGGCTGAGCGGGCGCCATCCGTCGAGTGGACGCCCGCCAAGAGGCCGCGAGCCATTCCGGAACACTCTCGAAAGGAACATGACATGCTTCGTCTTCGTCAATTTCTCGCGGCGGCGGTTCTTGCCCTGCCGCTTTCGGCCGCCGCCTTGAGCGCCCAGGCCGCAGAGGCCGACATCGTCGAGACCGCGCAGGCCGCCGGGAACTTCGACACTCTGGTCCAGGCGGTCGCCGCCGCCGACCTCGCGGACACGCTCAAAGGCGAGGGGCCCTTCACGGTCTTCGCGCCGACCGACGAAGCCTTCGCGGCCCTGCCCGAGGGCAAGCTCGAAGAGCTGCTGAAGCCCGAGAACAAGGAAGATCTGGTCAAGCTGCTGAGCTATCACGTGGTTTCGGGCAAGGTCACCGCGGCGGAAATCGCCGGCAAGATGTCCAGCTTCGAGACCCTGGAGGGCAGCAAGGTCAAGGTGAACTCGGCGGGCCGGGTCGCCAAGGTCAACAAGGCCGCGATCACCCAGCCCGACGTCATGGCCTCGAACGGTGTCATCCACGTCATCGACAAGGTGATCTTGCCCGAGTGACCCGCAGACCCGGCTCTGCCGTGCGATCTGCGGATCCCTGGTCCCGGCGGCCGGCCCTGCTTGGCGCAGGCCGGCCGATGCCGATGCCGGCCCGGAGCGGCTGATCATAAACGCCAATCAGGCAAGGGCGCGATACCGATTGGAGGCCCGCCGCCAGTGATCCCAAGTGAAGTCGAGCAACAGGCGCTGCCTGCCGATGCGGGCCAAGCCAGGACGGTCGCCGCGACCGGGAACAGGATGAGGAGTGCAGCCATGACCGATCTACTGCGCAGAGTGTCCACCAGGGCCTCGAGCACGAGCGTCTTCAACCGCTATCGGGCGCTGGCCCAGACCCACCGGAGCCTGGAGGAGAAGCTGGAGGCCGAGGCCGGCCGGCCGGCACCGGACGATCAGCTGATCCGGCGCATCAAGAAACGCAAGCTCCTGATCAAGGACGAGATGGCGGGGATCGAGCGCCTGCTCGAGGCCATCGGCGCCGAGACCGATTCCGACAGCGCCGAGATCATTCCGCTCCCGCTTCCCGGCCGAGCGGCGGCCAGCCCACGAGCCACAGCCGACCAGGTGCCGGCGGCTTGACCCCTGCGGCGGAGCCATGACTCCGAGCAACTAGCTGGCGCCTTCCGCGCCCCGCTCCCCCGGGCGGGGCGCGGTGCCTTTCGAGGCGCCGGCCGCCGGCTCAGACCACGTTCTTCTCGAGCAGGGGCCGGTCCTCGGCCAGGCGCTCGAAGCCGAGCGGCGAGAGGTCGAGGCTGCGATAGGCGCCGTGGACGATCAGCTCCGAGAGGCCGCGGCCGACGGCGGGCGACTGCTGCAGGCCGTGGCCGCTGAAGCCGTTGGCGAAGAAGAAGTTCGGCACTCCCGGCGCCGGCCCCACGATGGCGTTCTGGTCGAAGAGGTTGACGTCGTAGAAGCCGGCCCAGGCGCGGCCCGGCTTGATCGCCTCGAAGGCCGGCACCCGCGCGGCGATGCTTGGCCAGATGATCTCCTCGAAGAGCCAGTGGTCGACCTCGAAGTCCTCGAAGTCCGGGTCGCGCTCTGGCGGCGGCGCGGTGCCGCAGATGAAGCCCTGGCCCTCGGGCCGCACGTAGACCCCATTGCTGTCGATCAGAAGCGGGAAGCCGGGCAGCGCCTCCCGGCAGTCGAAGGTGAAGACGCAGCGCTTGCGGTTGACCACTGGGATCTCCAGGCCCGCGTGACGCGCGATGGACGCGCCGCTGGCGCCGGAAGTGTTGACGAAGGCGCCGCAGGCGATGCGCGCGCCGTCGTCGAGCCGGACCCCGATCACCTTGCCGCCGTCCAGCTCCAGGCCGGTCACGCTGGCTTCCCGATAGCTGACGCCGAGGCTGCGGGCCTTGCGACGGAAGGCCTGCAGCAGAGTGTAGCCGTCGAACCAGCCCTCGCCGCTGCGGCCCCAGCAGCCGGCGGCGAGGCCGCCGCAGTCGAGCCAGGGGAAGCGGTCCCGCAGGGCCGCGGGCTCCAGGAACAGGATGTCGGCGCCGAGGCCGGTCTGCAGACCGTGGTTCTCCTGTAGCTGCGCGGCGCCGGCCGGGCTCGCCAGGAAGAGGTAGCCGCCCTCGTTGAAGGGCAGCTCGGCCGGCTCGCCGTCGACCGCCAGGGTCTCGGAAAGGCCGCGGATGAAGGCGATGCCGAAGAGCGAGATCTCGATGTTGATCCGGGTCGAGAACTGCTGCCGGATCGAACCGGCCGAGAGCGTGGTGGCGCAGCGGGCGAAGGTGAAATCCCGCTCGACCACCAGGACCCGCCCCTTGAAACCCGGGTCCGCAGCCAGGTGATAGGCCGTGGAGCTGCCCATGACCGCCCCACCCGCGATGACGACCTCGTAGCTCTCGTCCATGGCTGAAAGGTCTCTTCCTCCTGGCCCTGGGGCGGCGGACTCGCGCGCACCTGGCAACTTCACCCCAGTCGCGGACGGCCGTCCAGTGGCAAGGCGCCGGCGGACCAAGGCTCGGGACGATGTGACTCTGGCCACAGGAGCGGGAGGGAATCCACGGCAAAAGACTGCGACCTTCGGCGCGGCCGCCACGGGCGGCCCGGCCGGGGGCACGGAAAAATGGGGAACATCGCAGGATGCGGAGCAGACTCTTCAAGACGACGGCGATCCTCGCGCTCGCCCTTGCCGCCGCGGGGGGCGCGGCCTCCGCGCAGGAAGCGTCGGGA
It contains:
- a CDS encoding fasciclin domain-containing protein produces the protein MLRLRQFLAAAVLALPLSAAALSAQAAEADIVETAQAAGNFDTLVQAVAAADLADTLKGEGPFTVFAPTDEAFAALPEGKLEELLKPENKEDLVKLLSYHVVSGKVTAAEIAGKMSSFETLEGSKVKVNSAGRVAKVNKAAITQPDVMASNGVIHVIDKVILPE
- a CDS encoding cation:proton antiporter, whose translation is MMETSGTLLTWAVDIAFALLLAAMAMAVLRLARGPSLPDRVVALDLLTVLAVAFSALYAIAAEQPAFLDVAIALALVAFLATVAFARFAERRRVTQEGGTTDEREMR
- the mnhG gene encoding monovalent cation/H(+) antiporter subunit G produces the protein MSEIITSVLVVAGAFFAFAAALGVLRLPDVLIRMHASTKAGTLGCGLILLAVATHFGETAIVARALAAILFLLLTAPVAAHMIGRAAYRTGVPLWKGTVVDELGRPPPAAAPEGDGVPASQAEERRT
- a CDS encoding hydrogen peroxide-inducible genes activator, which produces MPTLKQLRYLVAVAETLHFRRAAEMSHVSQPTLSGQLRELEDRLGVQLVERSRSKVVLTPLGREIAARAKTVLRDVQDVVELAKQGQAPLGGTIRVGVLQSLGPYFLPHVLPELHQRYPELKLYVREGLPAVLLQRLDEGNLDLLFFPLPVKGAELRSVRLFREPLWIVAPGEHHLAARETIQRSDLEGETFLTLESGHRLHDQVRELCEQYGAELSLDYEGTSLDTLRQMVAMGMGLSLLPALYVRSEVLHDRQVVAREMKSRAPFRMIGMVWRRQSARQEEYETLADQIRGVLKNRDLPITVMS
- a CDS encoding YdcH family protein is translated as MTDLLRRVSTRASSTSVFNRYRALAQTHRSLEEKLEAEAGRPAPDDQLIRRIKKRKLLIKDEMAGIERLLEAIGAETDSDSAEIIPLPLPGRAAASPRATADQVPAA
- a CDS encoding FAD-binding oxidoreductase is translated as MDESYEVVIAGGAVMGSSTAYHLAADPGFKGRVLVVERDFTFARCATTLSAGSIRQQFSTRINIEISLFGIAFIRGLSETLAVDGEPAELPFNEGGYLFLASPAGAAQLQENHGLQTGLGADILFLEPAALRDRFPWLDCGGLAAGCWGRSGEGWFDGYTLLQAFRRKARSLGVSYREASVTGLELDGGKVIGVRLDDGARIACGAFVNTSGASGASIARHAGLEIPVVNRKRCVFTFDCREALPGFPLLIDSNGVYVRPEGQGFICGTAPPPERDPDFEDFEVDHWLFEEIIWPSIAARVPAFEAIKPGRAWAGFYDVNLFDQNAIVGPAPGVPNFFFANGFSGHGLQQSPAVGRGLSELIVHGAYRSLDLSPLGFERLAEDRPLLEKNVV